One segment of Erigeron canadensis isolate Cc75 chromosome 2, C_canadensis_v1, whole genome shotgun sequence DNA contains the following:
- the LOC122589255 gene encoding uncharacterized protein DDB_G0283357 yields MGNCQAIDNASFVLQTQNGRAERFYAPVSAAEMMKLHPGHHVALLLTTTFYSSPPPASSSNHHHHHHHRHPNNNNNNKSDNNNNSNNNQPLRVTRIKLLRPTDNLVLGHAYRLITTQEVMKGIKAKKNGKLNNKNYHQQSESNSNCDQASAIKSLNQSGKTHHQMRRVDKDRPIVSSKSTGNKPRGWHPSLNSISEITS; encoded by the exons ATGGGCAATTGTCAGGCCATCGACAATGCGAGTTTTGTCTTACAGACCCAAAACGGCCGAGCCGAGAGGTTTTATGCTCCCGTCTCGGCCGCTGAGATGATGAAGCTTCATCCTGGACACCATGTTGCTTTACTACTCACCACCACCTTTTACTCTTCTCCACCACCAGCTTCCTCTtctaaccaccaccaccatcatcatcaccgGCATcccaacaacaataacaataataaaagcgacaacaataataatagtaataataatcaGCCGCTTCGAGTTACTAGAATTAAACTTCTTCGTCCCACAGACAATCTTGTTCTTGGTCATGCTTACAGACTCATCACTACCCAAG AGGTGATGAAAGGAATTAAGGCAAAGAAGAACGGAAAATTAAACAATAAGAATTATCATCAGCAAAGCGAATCCAATTCAAACTGTGATCAAGCATCAGCCATAAAATCACTTAATCAATCAGGAAAAACCCACCATCAG ATGAGAAGAGTAGATAAAGATAGGCCAATAGTGAGCTCTAAATCAACGGGAAACAAACCAAGAGGATGGCACCCATCGTTAAATAGTATCTCAGAAATAACAAGCTAG